The genomic region GACTATGAAAAAAACAGCACGCGAAAGCAACATAGAAGGGAGGATTGTCAATGTATCTTCGATAGGTCATCGGTTTACATATAGCGAGGGGATCCGCTTCGACAAAATCAACGACGAATCAGGGTAAATGAACCAGTTTTTGTTGGTCCAAGATCTTTATAAAATGCTCAACCATTTCTTTCTCGTCATTTGTTGCCAATTAACAGATACTCCTCTTGGTATGCTTATGGACAATCAAAGCTTGCTACCATATTACATGCCAAGGAGCTTTCTAGGCGTCTAAAGGTACGGAATACGGTTAAGACGCCATTAACATGCCAAGTGAGAGATCTGAGAAATCTTATTTTTTGTTGTACATAAACAGGAAGATGGGGTGGAGATTACAGCAAATTCACTTCATCCCGGAGGAATACTGACCAATATTATGCGCCACAATGGTTTCATGAATGGTAATACTTTCGAGTAAATTCACTTATATCCAAACACCAAGTCCAAAAACACATTGCTTGAAAATAAACACATTGCTTGAAAATACTGATCCAATACATTTCCTCAAAGCAGGCTTTCTCCATTTGATTGGGAAATATTTTTTCAAGAGTATTCCGCAGGTATTATTCTCTACAAATTGTTGTGAGATTCATTAGAAGATAGATACAAGCACAAGTCCATATATTGTTTTTGTTTTGGTATGGTTGTAGGGAGCTGCCACTACATGTTATGTTGCATTACACCCACAAGTTAAAGGTGTTAGTGGAGAATATTTCATGGACAGCAACATAAGTAACCCAAGCTCTATGGCTAACGACGTAGATTTGGCTAAAAAACTATGGGATTTTAGCTTCACCTTGATCAATCCCAAGTAGGTTGGTTCACAAGGCCTTTTCTGAGAGGATTTGCATTGTGTCACTTTGATATATGAAGTCAAAATTGTATGACTAAGCTTGAATATGTTCCATGTTATACAAAATATAATGTTATATTAATCTCTAAAAATGGAAATGCAATTATCTTTGGTATTTCTTACAGCAACTGTTACTATTTCCCCTTAGTATTTTTCATGTGTGACTATTAGGGGCGAGAAAATgattaatttggttatttttacAATTTCATGGCTACGATTATTTTTACACTGATGCACTATAAATCTAAAGGGGTGTGGGTGTAAGATTAGACAAACGCTAAAGAAGATGCAATTGCCACGTTACAACATAAGCTGGTGGTCGCATTTAAGGTTGATGCGATTGCCACTTTACAACATAAAAGCTGGTGGTCGCTTTTTGAGTGATGGCTAGAATTTACGACGGAAAAATGCAAATACCAAAGAGCAGTATGGCGTTGAGAGGTGCTGCCATGGCTGGTGGTGCTTGCATTGGAAGACAAAGAACCACCCCATTTCTCCTTTCATCTTCTCCATTGTTTTTCAGGGTACGATCCCTTCATTCCCCTTCACATCCTCTCCTAAGATTCACAT from Gossypium arboreum isolate Shixiya-1 chromosome 1, ASM2569848v2, whole genome shotgun sequence harbors:
- the LOC108482939 gene encoding short-chain dehydrogenase TIC 32, chloroplastic-like, producing the protein MWFFGSKGPSGFSSSSTAEEVTQGIDGSALTAIVTGASSGIGVETTRVLALRGVHVVMAVRNVDAGRNVKEAILKEIPGAKIDVMELDLSSMASIRKFASQYQSSNLPLNLLINNAGVVTPFMLSHDGIELQFATNYLGPFLLTDLLSETMKKTARESNIEGRIVNVSSIGHRFTYSEGIRFDKINDESGYSSWYAYGQSKLATILHAKELSRRLKEDGVEITANSLHPGGILTNIMRHNGFMNGFLHLIGKYFFKSIPQGAATTCYVALHPQVKGVSGEYFMDSNISNPSSMANDVDLAKKLWDFSFTLINPK